In Desulfobulbus oralis, one DNA window encodes the following:
- a CDS encoding exodeoxyribonuclease VII small subunit, which produces MVKKTFENALNRLEQITAELEAGDLSLEKSLAKFSEGVELARFCSEALQEARGRVELLHSADGTLRAEPFAENSADDEEQPI; this is translated from the coding sequence ATGGTGAAAAAAACCTTTGAAAACGCCCTGAACCGACTGGAACAGATCACGGCCGAGCTCGAGGCCGGGGATCTGAGTCTGGAGAAAAGCCTCGCCAAATTCAGCGAAGGCGTCGAACTGGCCAGATTCTGCAGCGAGGCGCTTCAGGAGGCGCGGGGCCGGGTCGAGCTGCTGCACAGCGCTGACGGTACGCTGAGGGCCGAGCCCTTTGCCGAAAACAGCGCGGACGACGAGGAGCAGCCCATCTGA
- a CDS encoding polyprenyl synthetase family protein, with amino-acid sequence MEIQAYLRERRELVEAALARLMLSASGPFARHIEAMRYSLFSGGKRLRPILCLAAVDAVDGSEAARQGAMPPACALECIHTYSLIHDDLPAMDDDEFRRGKPTNHTVYGEAEAILAGDGLLTWAFELLSGKATAGLPEQARLAIIQCIARAAGPLGMVGGQSLDMLYQGRDAGYDVLHSIHKSKTGALICAAIEAGAIAAGASREQTRALHDYGAQVGLAFQIVDDLLDLESTMEELGKSVGKDVEAGKLTFPAIFGVETSHIMARDAVGAAQKALADFDEKADPLRALARYIVERRK; translated from the coding sequence ATGGAAATACAAGCCTACCTGCGGGAGCGCCGGGAACTGGTCGAAGCGGCGCTGGCCAGACTGATGCTGTCCGCAAGCGGCCCCTTTGCCCGCCATATCGAGGCCATGCGCTACAGCCTCTTTTCCGGCGGCAAACGGCTCCGCCCCATTCTCTGCCTGGCCGCAGTCGACGCGGTGGACGGCAGCGAGGCCGCCCGCCAGGGGGCCATGCCGCCTGCCTGCGCCCTGGAGTGCATCCACACCTATTCGCTCATCCACGACGACCTGCCGGCCATGGACGACGACGAGTTCCGCCGGGGCAAGCCGACCAACCACACGGTGTACGGCGAGGCCGAAGCCATCCTGGCGGGCGACGGCCTGCTGACCTGGGCCTTTGAGCTTTTGAGCGGCAAGGCCACGGCCGGGCTGCCGGAACAGGCGCGGCTGGCCATCATCCAGTGCATCGCCCGGGCCGCCGGGCCGCTCGGCATGGTGGGCGGGCAGTCCCTCGACATGCTCTATCAGGGCAGGGATGCGGGCTACGATGTGCTGCACAGCATCCACAAGAGCAAGACCGGGGCCCTGATCTGCGCGGCCATCGAGGCCGGGGCCATCGCCGCCGGGGCCAGTCGGGAACAGACCCGTGCCCTGCACGACTACGGCGCCCAGGTGGGGCTGGCCTTCCAGATTGTGGACGACCTGCTGGACCTGGAATCCACCATGGAGGAGCTGGGCAAGAGCGTGGGCAAGGACGTGGAAGCCGGCAAGCTCACCTTTCCAGCCATTTTCGGCGTGGAAACCTCACACATCATGGCCAGAGACGCTGTCGGCGCGGCCCAGAAGGCGCTCGCGGACTTCGATGAAAAGGCCGACCCCCTGCGCGCCCTGGCGCGCTACATCGTGGAGCGGAGGAAATAG